The proteins below come from a single Scatophagus argus isolate fScaArg1 chromosome 15, fScaArg1.pri, whole genome shotgun sequence genomic window:
- the gjb9a gene encoding gap junction protein beta 9a, giving the protein MNWSGLESLLSGVNKYSTAFGRIWLSMVFVFRVLVFVVAAQRVWGDESKDFVCNTRQPGCTNVCYDHIFPISHIRLWALQLIFVTCPSLMVMAHVKYRETKDAKYVVQHQGSHLYANPGKKRGGLWWTYLLSLVFKAGFDTSFLYILYRIYHGYDLPRLSKCSLEPCPNTVDCFISRPTEKKIFMLFMVISSALCIFMCICEMIYLIGKRISKALRTRHENERLLFAEQHELTNMAPPRSQYRKTDPTLTDSQRNLTKREKVKEDSITTTL; this is encoded by the exons aTGAACTGGTCGGGGCTCGAGAGTCTGTTGAGTGGAGTCAATAAATACTCCACTGCGTTCGGCAGGATCTGGCTGTCCATGGTGTTTGTCTTCCGTGTCCTGGTGTTTGTGGTGGCAGCGCAGAGGGTTTGGGGTGACGAGAGCAAAGACTTTGTGTGTAATACACGACAG CCTGGCTGTACCAACGTCTGCTATGACCACATCTTCCCCATCTCCCACATCCGTCTGTGGGCGCTACAGCTCATTTTTGTCACTTGTCCGTCTCTGATGGTCATGGCTCATGTTAAATACCGCGAAACAAAGGATGCCAAATATGTGGTGCAGCACCAAGGCTCTCACCTGTACGCCAACCCTGGCAAAAAGAGAGGGGGGCTGTGGTGGACCTACCTGCTGAGTTTGGTTTTCAAAGCTGGATTCGACACATCGTTTCTTTACATTCTCTACAGGATATACCATGGATATGACCTGCCCAG GTTATCCAAGTGTTCACTGGAACCCTGCCCCAACACTGTTGATTGTTTCATTAGTCGTccaacagagaaaaagattttCATGTTGTTCATGGTTATATCGAGTGCACTATGCATCTTCATGTGCATTTGTGAGATGATTTATCTCATTGGCAAGCGCATCTCCAAGGCGTTAAGGACCCGCCATGAAAATGAGAGACTCTTGTTTGCTGAGCAGCATGAGCTGACCAACATGGCCCCACCCAGGTCCCAGTATCGTAAGACTGAtccaacactgactgacagccagAGGAATTTAACCAAGAGAGAGAAGGTCAAAGAAGATAGTATAACTACGACACTATAG
- the LOC124071706 gene encoding protein tyrosine phosphatase type IVA 2-like, whose protein sequence is MNRPAPVEITYDCLRFLITHNPTNAQLGRFIEDLKSYGVNTLVRVCAATYDKTPVEQEGIQVLDWPFDDGSAPPDQVVDDWLSLLQTKFRDEPGSCVAVHCVAGLGRAPVLVALALIECGMEYEDAVHFIRLKRRGAFNSKQLLYLENYKAKLCLRSKDANGQGCCIQ, encoded by the exons ATGAACCGACCGGCTCCAGTGGAGATCACTTATGACTGTCTGAGATTCCTCATTACGCACAACCCCACCAACGCACAACTGGGAAGGTTTATTGAG GATCTGAAGTCGTATGGAGTAAACACCCTGGTAAGAGTGTGTGCTGCTACATATGACAAGACGCCAGTGGAACAAGAAGGCATACAAGTCTTG GATTGGCCCTTTGACGATGGCTCCGCCCCCCCAGACCAGGTGGTTGATGATTGGCTGAGCCTGCTGCAGACGAAGTTTCGAGATGAGCCTGGCAGCTGTGTGGCTGTGCACTGTGTCGCTGGGCTAGGACG AGCTCCTGTGTTGGTGGCCTTGGCTCTAATTGAGTGTGGGATGGAATATGAAGATGCTGTACACTTCATAAGACT GAAGCGTCGTGGGGCGTTCAACTCCAAGCAGCTTCTTTACCTGGAAAACTACAAAGCTAAACTCTGTCTGCGTTCCAAAGATGCCAACGGACAGGGCTGCTGTATACAGTAG